In bacterium, a genomic segment contains:
- a CDS encoding DMT family transporter: MIGYGDGQERRRFYYFGIGVSLSTFGYAGEAAALSASVCWTATSLLFAQAGKRAQPLGMNMFRLPFAALCLGIFLWFSSGKVIPQGATNMQLWLLALSAFLGLAFGDGFYFRSLTLIGPRRATLLSASTPVVTALLAVPLLGEGLSWVAWGGILLTTGGIIWVIAEQHENGAPVANLKAGIIYGLMGAFGQATGLLVAKIAMNGTMAAIPTAFFRMFSAALMVWVWGMATGNLNRIQPVLKNKDALRPLLLASLLGPVTGVSLVLFAYRTTEAGVVATLSTLYPLLVVPVVWLRGDGTPTFRTIAGTVIAMVGVAIIFLR; this comes from the coding sequence GTGATCGGATATGGTGATGGTCAGGAAAGGCGTAGATTCTACTACTTTGGGATTGGCGTGAGTCTTTCAACTTTTGGATATGCCGGCGAGGCGGCGGCACTTAGCGCATCCGTTTGCTGGACAGCAACCTCCTTGCTATTTGCCCAAGCGGGCAAGAGAGCCCAGCCGCTGGGCATGAACATGTTTCGTCTGCCGTTTGCGGCGCTGTGCCTCGGAATTTTTCTCTGGTTCTCCAGCGGCAAGGTGATTCCTCAGGGTGCAACCAACATGCAACTCTGGCTGCTGGCGCTCTCGGCGTTTTTGGGTTTGGCCTTCGGTGACGGTTTCTATTTCCGGTCTCTGACACTGATCGGACCGCGCCGGGCGACGCTGCTCTCCGCTTCGACGCCGGTGGTGACCGCGTTGCTTGCGGTGCCACTGCTGGGAGAGGGCTTGAGTTGGGTTGCCTGGGGTGGCATCCTACTGACCACCGGCGGTATTATTTGGGTCATTGCCGAGCAGCATGAAAATGGCGCGCCGGTCGCCAATTTGAAGGCGGGAATTATCTACGGGCTGATGGGCGCGTTCGGACAGGCGACGGGACTGCTGGTAGCCAAGATTGCCATGAACGGCACCATGGCCGCGATTCCCACGGCTTTCTTCCGCATGTTTTCCGCGGCCCTGATGGTGTGGGTGTGGGGAATGGCGACGGGAAATCTGAATCGGATTCAACCGGTTTTGAAAAATAAAGACGCGCTGCGTCCGCTGCTGCTGGCTTCGCTGCTCGGCCCGGTGACGGGGGTTTCGCTGGTGCTCTTTGCGTACCGGACCACCGAAGCCGGGGTGGTAGCCACACTTTCCACGCTGTATCCGCTGTTGGTAGTGCCCGTAGTCTGGCTGCGTGGGGACGGCACGCCCACCTTCCGCACGATTGCCGGAACGGTGATTGCAATGGTCGGCGTCGCTATTATTTTCCTGCGCTGA
- a CDS encoding CsbD family protein, protein MNKLNFKGNWHEVAGKLKQRYGNLTDDDLTFSEGKEEELLGRLQNKIGKSKEEIRNMISDL, encoded by the coding sequence ATGAACAAGCTCAATTTTAAGGGCAACTGGCACGAAGTGGCAGGCAAACTCAAACAACGCTACGGCAACCTGACGGATGATGATCTGACTTTTTCCGAGGGCAAAGAGGAAGAACTCCTCGGCAGATTGCAGAACAAAATCGGCAAGTCCAAGGAAGAAATCCGCAATATGATCTCCGACCTCTGA
- a CDS encoding M3 family metallopeptidase — protein sequence MTLLDDLNQRYLTLHTAKEDAFWAAKMGLKGGDEHVLEKNEIRLKEFTTDGSWIPKLRQALGQPGLGEQERVGLEGWLHFFEVNAMESKEALAVMSKIVGMEADLANARTRMKLGYKDPQTGALVPSSSVKLRLMVMTNPEEGIRKAAWEGLRSIEGYVLENGFIEIVKERNRLGRLMGYRDFYDWKVKMFEGFSIEELFRVLDELEVNTREVGRASVEAVAKAKGPQAIEPWNFEFATAGDLSAELDPYLRFGSALLNWGRSFAKMGIRYHGAKLTLDLVDRKGKYENGFMHGPVPAFINREEFLPARINFTANAVPGQVGSGKRALETLFHEGGHAAHFSNIEMPAPCYSQEFAPTSIAFAETQSMFLDSVVGDPDWLTRYAKNEAGQPMPAELIKRSLKERHTFLAHQLRKLMIVPYFERALYGMSDSELTPKNILEAGRRIEAQMVHQPSDARPILSVPHLLASDSSAYYHAYVLAQMAVYQTRAFFLERDGRITDNPRVGSALADIYWKPGNSKTFFRYIEELTGKPFSAKATVDLVNKPLEVMLAETDVIIEKEKILPDDQGPVELGAKIRMIHGDELIASTEDDTFEQMAAEYERWLHTQEQ from the coding sequence ATGACACTTCTGGATGACCTCAACCAGCGCTATCTGACGTTGCATACTGCCAAAGAGGACGCCTTCTGGGCCGCTAAAATGGGACTGAAGGGCGGGGATGAACATGTGCTGGAAAAGAACGAGATCCGCCTGAAGGAGTTTACCACCGACGGCAGTTGGATTCCCAAGCTGCGCCAGGCTCTCGGGCAACCCGGCCTTGGCGAGCAAGAGCGCGTGGGCCTCGAAGGCTGGCTGCACTTCTTTGAAGTGAACGCCATGGAGAGCAAAGAAGCCCTGGCCGTAATGAGCAAAATCGTCGGCATGGAAGCGGATCTGGCCAATGCCCGCACGCGAATGAAACTGGGATACAAGGATCCGCAAACGGGCGCACTGGTCCCCAGCAGTTCCGTCAAGCTCCGCCTGATGGTGATGACCAATCCGGAAGAAGGCATCCGCAAGGCGGCGTGGGAAGGGCTGCGCTCGATTGAAGGCTATGTGCTGGAGAATGGCTTCATCGAGATCGTCAAGGAGCGCAACCGCCTTGGCCGCCTGATGGGCTACCGCGATTTCTATGACTGGAAAGTGAAGATGTTCGAAGGCTTCTCTATTGAGGAGCTGTTCCGTGTGCTCGATGAGCTGGAAGTCAACACGCGTGAGGTTGGCCGCGCATCGGTGGAGGCCGTGGCGAAGGCGAAGGGACCGCAGGCCATCGAGCCGTGGAATTTCGAGTTTGCCACCGCCGGAGATCTCAGCGCCGAGTTGGACCCCTATCTGCGCTTCGGATCGGCGCTCTTGAACTGGGGCCGCTCCTTTGCCAAGATGGGTATCCGCTACCATGGCGCGAAGTTGACACTGGATCTGGTGGATCGCAAGGGCAAGTATGAGAACGGTTTCATGCATGGCCCGGTACCGGCGTTCATCAACCGCGAGGAATTTTTGCCGGCGCGGATCAATTTCACGGCCAATGCGGTGCCGGGACAGGTCGGCAGCGGCAAGCGCGCGCTGGAGACACTCTTCCATGAAGGCGGCCACGCGGCGCACTTCTCCAATATTGAGATGCCCGCGCCGTGCTACTCGCAGGAATTCGCGCCGACGTCTATTGCCTTTGCCGAGACGCAGTCCATGTTTCTCGATAGCGTGGTTGGCGATCCGGACTGGCTGACGCGCTATGCCAAAAATGAGGCCGGGCAGCCCATGCCGGCGGAACTGATAAAGCGATCCCTCAAAGAGCGCCACACGTTCCTGGCTCATCAACTGCGCAAACTGATGATCGTCCCCTATTTCGAACGCGCCCTCTACGGGATGTCCGACAGCGAACTGACACCGAAGAATATTCTCGAAGCCGGACGGCGCATTGAGGCCCAGATGGTCCATCAGCCCTCGGATGCCCGCCCCATTTTGAGCGTGCCGCACCTGCTGGCCAGCGATTCGTCGGCTTATTACCATGCCTATGTGCTGGCCCAGATGGCGGTCTACCAGACGCGGGCCTTTTTCCTCGAGCGTGACGGGCGGATTACGGATAATCCGCGCGTCGGCAGCGCCCTGGCCGATATTTACTGGAAGCCGGGCAACTCGAAAACATTCTTCCGCTACATTGAAGAACTGACGGGCAAGCCCTTCTCTGCCAAGGCAACGGTGGATCTGGTCAACAAACCGCTCGAAGTGATGCTGGCCGAGACCGATGTGATTATTGAGAAGGAGAAAATCCTGCCTGATGATCAGGGGCCGGTGGAACTGGGCGCGAAGATTCGAATGATACACGGCGACGAACTGATTGCCTCCACCGAAGATGACACCTTCGAGCAGATGGCCGCGGAATATGAACGCTGGCTGCACACGCAAGAACAGTAA
- a CDS encoding C39 family peptidase — protein MVFSGNHRAALLRWPVLLAAPLLYVSCAALTGHLAESQRGSESVLNVRHRDQQKQSDCLAACVDMVLDYYGFQAVVPDTALPLELISLTHRLNAAELRDTDGNRLFAAVLQLTPAEAAEHIVRGRPLILIYKPSRRNPVYHSVVLSGYCDPKGKFLAHDPAHHKPRWIGLKRGTTFEDSGKYLVLLVGLHGM, from the coding sequence ATGGTATTCAGCGGAAACCATAGAGCGGCTCTGCTCAGGTGGCCGGTGCTGCTGGCCGCTCCGTTGCTCTACGTCTCGTGCGCCGCGCTGACCGGGCACTTGGCGGAGTCCCAGCGCGGGAGCGAATCGGTGCTAAATGTGCGGCACCGGGATCAGCAGAAGCAGTCCGACTGTCTTGCCGCCTGCGTGGATATGGTGCTCGATTACTATGGCTTTCAAGCGGTGGTGCCCGACACGGCGCTGCCGCTCGAGCTGATTTCCCTGACGCATCGCTTGAATGCCGCGGAGTTGCGGGACACGGACGGGAATAGGTTGTTTGCCGCCGTGTTGCAACTGACCCCCGCCGAGGCCGCCGAACACATTGTCCGGGGCAGGCCGCTGATTCTGATTTACAAGCCGTCGCGGCGCAACCCGGTCTATCATAGCGTAGTGCTATCCGGTTACTGCGACCCGAAGGGCAAATTTCTGGCGCATGATCCGGCGCATCACAAGCCGCGCTGGATCGGGCTCAAGCGTGGCACCACCTTTGAGGACAGCGGCAAATATCTGGTGCTGCTGGTCGGTTTGCATGGTATGTAG